From Pseudorca crassidens isolate mPseCra1 chromosome 15, mPseCra1.hap1, whole genome shotgun sequence, one genomic window encodes:
- the CACNA1H gene encoding voltage-dependent T-type calcium channel subunit alpha-1H isoform X4, whose translation MTESVQAADEVRVPLGAPAPGPAAGASPASPGAPGPEAERGSRPGASPPQSPAAERGAELGADEEQPVPYPALAATVFFCLGQTTRPRSWCLRLVCPTWFEHVSMLVIMLNCVTLGMFRPCEDVECRSERCSILEAFDDFIFAFFAVEMVIKMIALGLFGQKCYLGDTWNRLDFFIVMAGMMEYSLDGHNVSLSAIRTVRVLRPLRAINRVPSMRILVTLLLDTLPMLGNVLLLCFFVFFIFGIVGVQLWAGLLRNRCFLDSTFARNSNLSFLRPYYQPEEGEENPFICSSRRDNGMQKCSHIPSRRELRVECTLGWEAYGQPQAEGAGGTGHHTCINWNQYYNVCRSGDSNPHNGAISFDNIGYAWIAIFQVITLEGWVDIMYYVMDAHSFYNFIYFILLIIVGSFFMINLCLVVIATQFSETKQRESQLMREQRARYLSNDSTLASFSEPGSCYEELLRYVGHVCRKLKRRGLRLYARWQSRWRKKVDPSGVPHGQGAGWRPRRAGGRATSIHHLVYHHHHHHHHHYHFSHGSPRRPGPEPGGSDTRLVRAGAPPSPGHGPPDAESVHSVYHADCHVEGPQERARAAHAVAAAAAGLKLATGLGAMNYPTILPSAAGSGKGGPGPKGKRPGGPLGAGGHSPLSLSSPDPCEKIQHLVGEHGLGQAPSRLSGLSVPCPLPSPQAGTLTCELSSCPYCTSALEDPELEFSDSDSGDSDSNGVYEFTRDVRHGDRRDPMQPPPAADTPDSGGTRRRAQRRAVAGEQGGLGRVWASFSGKLCRIVDSKYFNRGIMVAILTNTLSMGIEYHEQPDELTNALEISNIVFTSMFALEMLLKLLAFGPLGYIRNPYNIFDGIIVVISVWEIIGQADGGLSVLRTFRLLRVLKLVRFMPALRRQLVVLMKTMDNVATFCMLLMLFIFIFSILGMHLFGCKFSLKTDTGDTVPDRKNFDSLLWAIVTVFQILTQEDWNVVLYNGMASTSSWAALYFVALMTFGNYVLFNLLVAILVEGFQAEGDATRSDTDEDKTSTHLEEDLDKFRDLRATEMKMYSLAVTPNGHLEGQASLPPPLIMRTAATPMPTPKSSPHLDAAPGLLDSRRGSSSSVDPQLGDQKSLSSLRSSPCTHWGPNSAWSSRRSSWNSLGRAPSLKRRSQCGERESLLSGEGKGSGSTDEEAEDSRPGVGTSPDTRATLLRRTESLDHRSTLDLRPLRPAALLPTKLHDCNGLALPSELFLRIDSHKEDTAEFDDDVEDSCCSRLQKVLEPYKPECCRSREPWALYLFSPQNRLRISCQKIIAHKMFDHVVLVFIFLNCITIALERPDIDPGSTERVFLSISNYIFTAIFVAEMMVKVVALGLVSGEHAYLQSSWNILDGLLVLVSLVDIIVAMASAGGAKILGILRVLRLLRTLRPLRVISRAPGLKLVVETLISSLRPIGNIVLICCAFFIIFGILGVQLFKGKFYYCEGADTRNISTKAECWAAHYRWVRRKYNFDNLGQALMSLFVLSSKDGWVNIMYDGLDAVGIDQQPVPNHNPWMLLYFISFLLIVSFFVLNMFVGVVVENFHKCRQHQEAEEARRREEKRQRRLERKRRKAQRRPYYADYSPTRRSIHSLCTSHYLDLFITFIIGVNVITMSMEHYNQPKSLDEALKYCNYVFTIVFVFEALLKLVAFGFRRFFKDRWNQLDLAIVLLSIMGITLEEIEMNAALPINPTIIRIMRVLRIARVLKLLKMATGMRALLDTVVQALPQVGNLGLLFMLLFFIYAALGVELFGRLECSEDNPCEGLSRHATFSNFGMAFLTLFRVSTGDNWNGIMKDTLRECAREDRHCLSYLPAISPIYFVTFVLVAQFVLVNVVVAVLMKHLEESNKEAREDAELDAEVELEMAQGPSARPRPTALPSPGASPDAPNLLVVRKVSVSRMLSLPNDSYMFRPVAPAAAAHPHPLQEVEMETYAGASGTSGTAPCGDSQDLGGRGRPGPAGAGVGPAANAHFRHLLAPGPVTAHLPPVESCPSLQVPSAMSSPARGGDTLRALTPLGAARSPSLSRLLCTQEVVCTESLEGQVDGPRDSSPGWGEPGGKTPVRQAPLGPSLRSPPCSPRPTSIRIRKHTFGQNYISSRPPVLGAEEAEAPDPADEEVSHITSSAHSPSASPAACGVVGGEPDLHRLYSVNAQGFLDQPGWADEQRRPSVEQGCGDSRPEAGEVKTRALEAELALGARRKKKMSPPCISIEPPAEDEGAARAPAAEGGSTTLRRRTPSCEAVPHRDPLEPTDSAGLDTAAKGERRVQVPCRTEHLTIPNFAFEPLDVGGPRGDLFLDGGHGVAPEPRPSSSGITAPPEPQQTEPPVASGDPPEEGWGLHLTVPESPLKKGSTPVLGDSVDKPV comes from the exons CTGCCCCACATGGTTCGAGCACGTCAGCATGCTGGTCATCATGCTCAACTGCGTGACTCTGGGCATGTTCCGCCCCTGCGAGGACGTCGAGTGCCGCTCGGAGCGCTGCAGCATCCTGGAG GCGTTTGACGACTTCATCTTCGCCTTCTTCGCGGTGGAGATGGTCATCAAGATGATCGCCCTCGGGCTGTTCGGGCAGAAGTGCTACCTGGGCGACACGTGGAACAGGCTGGACTTCTTCATCGTCATGGCGGG CATGATGGAGTACTCTCTGGATGGACACAACGTGAGCCTCTCGGCCATCCGGACAGTGCGTGTGCTGCGGCCCCTCCGTGCCATCAACCGTGTGCCCA GCATGAGGATCCTGGTCACGCTGCTGCTGGACACGCTGCCCATGCTCGGGAACGTCCTCCTGCTCTGCTTCTTTGTCTTCTTCATCTTCGGCATCGTGGGTGTCCAGCTTTGGGCTGGACTGCTGCGCAACCGCTGCTTCCTGGACAGCACCTTCGCCAG GAACAGCAACCTCAGCTTCCTGCGGCCATACTACCAGCCGGAGGAGGGTGAGGAAAACCCCTTCATCTGCTCCTCTCGCCGGGACAATGGCATGCAGAAGTGCTCGCACATCCCCAGCCGCCGCGAGCTGCGCGTGGAGTGCACGCTGGGCTGGGAGGCCTATGGGCAGCCACAGGCCGAGGGCGCAGGTGGCACGGGCCACCACACCTGCATCAACTGGAACCAGTACTACAATGTGTGCCGCTCAGGCGACTCCAACCCACACAACGGGGCCATCAGCTTCGACAACATCGGCTATGCCTGGATCGCCATCTTCCAG GTGATCACGCTGGAGGGCTGGGTGGACATCATGTACTACGTCATGGACGCTCATTCCTTCTACAACTTCATCTACTTCATCCTGCTCATCATT GTGGGTTCCTTCTTCATGATCAACCTGTGCCTAGTGGTGATCGCCACGCAGTTCTCGGAGACGAAGCAGCGGGAGAGCCAGCTGATGCGGGAGCAGCGGGCCCGCTACCTGTCCAACGACAGCACGCTGGCCAGCTTCTCAGAGCCTGGCAGCTGCTATGAGGAGCTCCTCCGGTACGTGGGCCATGTGTGCCGCAAGCTGAAGCGCCGTGGCCTCCGCCTCTATGCCCGCTGGCAGAGCCGCTGGCGCAAGAAGGTGGACCCCAGCGGCGTGCCGCACGGCCAGGGCGCTGGGTGGCGGCCACGGCGGGCGGGAGGGCGCGCCACCTCCATCCACCATCTTgtgtaccaccaccaccaccaccaccaccaccactaccacttcAGCCATGGCAGCCCACGCCGGCCAGGCCCCGAGCCAGGCGGCAGTGACACCAGGCTGGTGCGGGCCGGAGCACCTCCCTCGCCCGGACATGGGCCCCCTGACGCTGAGTCAGTGCACAGCGTGTACCATGCAGACTGCCACGTGGAGGGGCCACAGGAGAGGGCCCGGGCGGCACATGCtgtggccgccgccgccgccggcctcAAGCTGGCCACTGGGCTGGGCGCCATGAACTACCCCACCATCCTGCCCTCGGCCGCAGGCAGTGGCAAAGGTGGCCCCGGGCCCAAGGGGAAGCGTCCTGGTGGACCCCTGGGAGCCGGGGGGCACAGCCCACTGAGCCTGAGCAGCCCCGACCCCTGCGAGAAGATCCAGCATCTGGTCGGGGAGCACG GACTGGGCCAGGCCCCCAGCCGTCTGTCAGGCCTGAGcgtgccctgccccctgcccagcccccaggcGGGCACGCTGACCTGTGAGCTGAGTAGCTGCCCGTACTGCACCAGCGCCCTGGAGGACCCCGAGCTGGAGTTCAGCGACTCAGACAGCGGAGACTCGGACAGCAACGGGGTCTACGAATTCACACGGGATGTGCGGCATGGAGACCGCCGTGACCCCATGCAGCCACCCCCAGCGGCGGACACGCCAGACTCAGGAGGAACGCGGCGGAGGGCACAGCGTCGGGCGGTGGCAGGCGAGCAGGGAGGGCTGGGCCGTGTCTGGGCCTCCTTTAGCGGCAAGCTGTGCCGCATCGTGGACAGCAAGTACTTCAACCGCGGCATCATGGTAGCCATCCTCACCAACACGCTGAGCATGGGCATCGAGTACCATGAGCAG CCTGACGAGCTGACCAACGCCCTGGAGATCAGCAACATCGTGTTCACGAGTATGTTTGCCCTGGAGATGCTGCTGAAGCTGCTGGCCTTTGGTCCGCTGGGCTACATCCGGAATCCCTACAACATCTTCGATGGCATCATCGTGGTCATCAG CGTGTGGGAGATCATCGGGCAGGCAGACGGCGGGCTGTCGGTGCTGCGGACCTTCCGGCTGCTGCGGGTGCTCAAGCTGGTGCGCTTCATGCCCGCGCTGCGGCGCCAGCTGGTGGTGCTCATGAAGACCATGGATAACGTGGCCACTTTCTGCATGCTGCTCATGCTGTTCATCTTCATCTTCAG CATCCTCGGAATGCACCTGTTTGGCTGCAAATTCAGCCTGAAAACAGACACTGGAGACACGGTCCCTGACAGGAAGAACTTTGACTCCCTGCTGTGGGCCATCGTCACCGTGTTCCAG ATCCTCACCCAGGAGGACTGGAACGTTGTCCTCTACAACGGCATGgcctccacctcctcctgggCTGCCCTCTACTTCGTGGCCCTCATGACCTTTGGCAACTACGTGCTCTTCAACCTGCTGGTGGCCATCCTTGTGGAGGGCTTCCAGGCGGAG GGTGATGCCACCAGGTCTGACACAGATGAAGACAAGACCTCCACCCACTTGGAGGAGGACTTGGACAAGTTCAGAGACCTCAGGGCCACAG agaTGAAGATGTACTCGCTGGCGGTGACCCCCAACGGGCACTTGGAGGGCCAGGCCAGCCTACCCCCTCCCCTCATCATGCGCACGGCAGCCACACCCATGCCCACCCCCAAGAGCTCCCCACACCTGGATGCGGCCCCTGGCCTCCTGGACTCACGACGTGGCAGCAGCAGCTCCGTGGACCCCCAGCTGGGGGACCAGAAGTCTCTG TCCAGCCTCCGCAGCTCGCCCTGCACCCACTGGGGCCCCAACAGCGCCTGGAGCAGCCGGCGCTCCAGCTGGAACAGCCTGGGCCGTGCACCTAGCCTCAAGCGCAGGAGCCAGTGCGGGGAGCGTGAGTCGCTGCTGTCCGGCGAGGGCAAGGGCAGCGGCAGCACAGACGAGGAGGCCGAGGACAGCAGGCCTGGTGTGGGAACCTCGCCAGACACACGTGCCACACTGCTGCGGCGCACCGAGTCCCTGGACCACCGCAGCACGCTTGACCTGCGGCCCCTGCGGCCGGCTGCCCTGCTGCCCACCAAGCTCCACGACTGCAACGGGCTGGCCCTGCCCAGCGAGTTATTCCTGCGCATCGACAGCCACAAGGAGGACACGGCCGAGTTTGACGATGATGTGGAGGAT agctGCTGCTCCCGGCTGCAGAAAGTGCTGGAGCCCTACAAGCCCGAGTGCTGTCGGAGCCGCGAGCCCTGGGCCCTGTACCTCTTCTCCCCACAGAACAG GCTCCGCATCTCCTGCCAGAAGATCATTGCTCACAAGATGTTTGATCACGTCGTCCTGGTCTTCATCTTCCTCAACTGCATCACGATCGCCCTGGAGAGGCCCGACATTGACCCCGGCAGCACC GAGCGCGTCTTCCTCAGCATCTCCAACTACATCTTCACGGCGATCTTCGTGGCCGAGATGATGGTGAAG GTGGTGGCCCTGGGCCTGGTCTCTGGTGAGCATGCCTACCTGCAGAGCAGTTGGAACATACTGGATGGGCTGCTGGTCCTGGTGTCCCTGGTTGACATCATCGTGGCCATGGCGTCGGCCGGTGGTGCCAAGATCCTGGGCATCCTGCGTGTGCTGCGCCTGCTGCGGACACTGCGGCCCCTGCG GGTTATCAGCCGTGCCCCAGGCCTCAAACTGGTGGTGGAGACTCTGATATCGTCACTCAGGCCCATCGGAAACATTGTCCTCATCTGCTGTGCCTTCTTCATCATCTTCGGCATCCTAGGGGTGCAG CTCTTCAAGGGGAAGTTTTACTACTGCGAGGGCGCTGACACCAGGAACATCTCCACTAAAGCCGAGTGCTGGGCTGCGCACTACCGCTGGGTGCGACGCAAGTACAACTTCGACAACCTGGgccag GCGCTGATGTCCCTGTTCGTGCTCTCATCCAAGGACGGATGGGTGAACATCATGTACGACGGGCTGGACGCCGTGGGCATAGACCAGCAG CCGGTGCCCAACCACAACCCCTGGATGCTGCTCTACTTCATCTCCTTCCTGCTCATCGTCAGCTTCTTTGTGCTCAACATGTTCGTGGGCGTCGTGGTGGAGAACTTCCACAAGTGCCGGCAGCACCAGGAGGCCGAGGAGGCACGGCGGCGGGAAGAGAAGCGGCAGCGGCGCCTGGAGAGGAAACGCAGGA AGGCCCAGCGCCGGCCCTACTATGCGGACTACTCACCCACGCGTCGCTCCATCCACTCTCTGTGCACCAGCCACTATCTGGACCTCTTCATCACCTTCATCATCGGCGTCAACGTCATCACCATGTCCATGGAGCACTATAACCAGCCCAAG TCTCTGGACGAGGCCCTCAAGTACTGCAATTATGTGTTCACCATCGTCTTCGTCTTTGAGGCCCTGCTGAAGCTGGTGGCGTTTGGGTTCCGGAGGTTTTTCAAGGACAG GTGGAACCAGCTGGACCTGGCCATCGTCCTGCTGTCCATCATGGGCATCACACTGGAGGAGATAGAGATGAACGCGGCGCTGCCCATCAACCCCACCATCATCCGCATCATGCGCGTGCTGCGCATCGCCCGCG TGCTGAAGCTGCTCAAGATGGCCACGGGTATGCGGGCCCTGCTGGACACAGTGGTTCAGGCGCTGCCCCAGGTAG GGAACCTCGGCCTGCTTTTCATGCTCCTGTTTTTTATCTATGCTGCCCTGGGAGTGGAGCTGTTTGGGAGGCTCG AGTGCAGTGAGGACAACCCCTGCGAGGGCCTGAGTAGACACGCCACCTTCTCCAACTTCGGCATGGCTTTCCTCACACTGTTCCGCGTGTCCACGGGGGACAACTGGAACGGGATCATGAAG GACACACTGCGGGAGTGTGCCCGTGAGGACAGGCACTGCCTCAGCTACCTGCCGGCCATCTCGCCCATCTACTTCGTCACCTTCGTGCTGGTGGCCCAGTTCGTGCTGGTCAACGTGGTGGTGGCCGTGCTCATGAAGCACCTGGAGGAGAGCAACAAGGAGGCCCGCGAGGATGCCGAGCTGGACGCAGAGGTCGAGCTGGAGATGGCGCAGGGGCCCTCCGCCCGCCCCAGGCCCACGGCCCTGCCGAGCCCAGGTGCCTCGCCGGACGCCCCCAACCTGCTGGTCGTGCGCAAGGTGTCTGTGTCCAGGATGCTCTCACTGCCAAACGACAGCTACATGTTCCGGCCCGTGGCACCCGCTGCGGCTGCTCATCCCCACCCGCTGCAGGAGGTGGAGATGGAGACCTACGCGGGCGCCTCGGGCACCTCGGGTACAGCCCCATGTGGAGACAGCCAGGAcctgggcgggcggggccggccAGGGCcagcaggggcaggggtggggccagCGGCGAATGCACATTTCAGGCACCTTCTTGCCCCAGGCCCAGTCACCGCCCACTTGCCGCCTGTGGAGTCCTGCCCATCCCTCCAGGTCCCGTCGGCTATGTCCTCCCCGGCCAGGGGCGGCGACACCCTCCGTGCCCTGACCCCTCTGGGTGCAGCCCGCTCCCCTAGTCTCAGCCGGCTGCTCTGCACACAG GAGGTAGTCTGCACAGAGTCCCTAGAAGGGCAGGTCGATGGTCCCAGGGACAGCAGCCCGGGCTGGGGAGAGCCTGGTGGGAAGACCCCAGTGAGGCAGGCGCCCCTGGGGCCCTCCTTGCGATCCCCACCCTGTTCCCCGCGGCCCACCAGCATCCGCATCCGCAAGCACACTTTTGGACAGAACTACATCTCCAGCCGGCCACCGGTCCTGGGCGCAGAGGAGGCTGAGGCCCCAGACCCGGCTGACGAGGAGGTCAGCCACATCACCAGCTCTGCCCACAGCCCCTCGGCCTCACCTGCTGCCTGTGGGGTGGTGGGCGGTGAGCCAGACCTGCACAGGCTCTACAGTGTCAATGCCCAGGGCTTCCTGGACCAGCCAGGCTGGGCGGACGAGCAGAGGCGGCCCTCCGTGGAGCAGGGCTGTGGGGACAGCCGCCCAGAGGCCGGGGAGGTGAAGACCCGGGCCCTGGAGGCCGAGCTGGCCCTGGGGGCACGCAGGAAGAAGAAGATGAGCCCCCCCTGCATCTCCATAGAGCCCCCCGCGGAGGACGAGGGTGCGGCCCGGGCCCCTGCAGCGGAGGGCGGTAGCACCACCCTGCGGCGGAGAACCCCATCCTGCGAGGCTGTGCCCCACAGGGACCCCCTGGAGCCCACAGACAGTGCAGGGTTGGACACTGCCGCCAAGGGGGAACGGCGGGTCCAGGTCCCCTGCCGCACAGAGCACCTGACCATCCCGAACTTTGCCTTTGAGCCGCTGGATGTGGGGGGCCCCAGGGGGGACCTGTTCTTGGATGGTGGCCATGGTGTCGCCCCAGAACCCAGACCTTCCTCCTCAGGCATCACGGCACCTCCCGAACCCCAGCAGACGGAGCCTCCAGTGGCCTCGGGAGACCCCCCAGAGGAAGGGTGGGGGCTGCACCTCACAGTCCCTGAGAGCCCACTGAAGAAGGGGTCCACCCCAGTCCTGGGTGACAGTGTGGACAAGCCCGTGTAG